From a single Balneolales bacterium ANBcel1 genomic region:
- a CDS encoding thymidine phosphorylase: MNSYNIASLIRKKRDKRSLSSEEIRYLIQQYSRDAVPDYQMSAFLMAAFLNGLDDDEAAALTREMLHSGTVMDLSDVPGIKVDKHSTGGVGDKTSLILAPIVAACGVPVPMISGRGLGHSGGTLDKLESIPGFNVNLDLKRYVEVLREHNVVLIGQTEEIAPADKRMYALRDVTATVESIPLIAGSIMSKKLAEGIDALVLDVKFGSGAFMKTRDQALELAQRLVSIGEEFGKRTIAWLTAMEQPLGHKIGNWLEVEESIECLNGGGPADLLEVSHLLAGTMIWLGGKAGSIEEGVEKSRKSVQDGSAMQKFRDIVTAQDGSTEYLDRPEGYPAAKHSFEVQAASAGYVTQMDAYAIGMAGVELGAGRASKEDTIDPVAGIILDKKIGDPVKQGETIARCRTNKEETTDRVRQMLQDAVTVGSTRPETPALITDKVTRDGVTPWSTA; encoded by the coding sequence ATGAACAGCTATAATATCGCCTCGCTCATCCGGAAGAAGCGCGACAAACGTTCCCTTTCATCAGAGGAGATCAGGTACCTGATCCAGCAGTACAGCCGCGATGCCGTGCCCGACTACCAGATGAGCGCCTTTTTGATGGCCGCCTTTCTGAACGGGCTGGATGACGACGAGGCGGCGGCCCTCACCCGCGAAATGCTCCACTCCGGCACCGTAATGGATCTTTCGGATGTGCCGGGAATCAAAGTCGACAAACACTCCACCGGTGGTGTAGGCGACAAGACGTCGCTGATCCTCGCTCCGATCGTTGCCGCCTGCGGCGTGCCCGTACCGATGATATCGGGCCGCGGACTCGGACATTCGGGCGGTACTCTCGACAAGCTGGAATCCATCCCGGGGTTTAATGTCAACCTGGACCTAAAACGATATGTCGAGGTACTCAGGGAGCACAATGTGGTCCTCATCGGGCAGACCGAAGAGATCGCTCCGGCCGACAAGCGTATGTACGCCCTGCGGGATGTTACGGCCACCGTCGAGTCCATCCCCCTGATCGCCGGCAGCATCATGAGCAAGAAGCTGGCCGAGGGCATCGATGCCCTGGTGCTGGATGTGAAATTCGGTTCCGGCGCTTTCATGAAGACACGCGATCAGGCGCTGGAGCTTGCGCAGCGGCTGGTGTCGATCGGCGAGGAGTTCGGCAAGCGCACCATTGCCTGGCTCACCGCCATGGAGCAACCGCTGGGCCACAAAATCGGCAACTGGCTGGAGGTTGAGGAGAGCATCGAATGTCTGAACGGTGGCGGTCCCGCTGACCTGCTGGAGGTGTCGCACCTGCTCGCGGGCACCATGATCTGGCTGGGCGGCAAGGCCGGATCCATTGAGGAGGGAGTTGAAAAGAGCAGAAAATCGGTACAGGACGGTTCCGCCATGCAGAAGTTCCGGGATATTGTAACCGCCCAGGACGGATCCACCGAATACCTGGATCGGCCGGAGGGCTATCCGGCGGCAAAACATTCTTTTGAGGTTCAGGCCGCGTCCGCAGGCTATGTCACACAGATGGACGCCTACGCTATCGGCATGGCCGGAGTGGAGTTGGGGGCGGGACGCGCATCCAAGGAGGATACCATCGACCCGGTGGCGGGCATTATTCTGGACAAAAAGATCGGCGATCCCGTCAAACAGGGTGAAACAATCGCCAGGTGCCGCACGAATAAGGAAGAAACAACGGACAGGGTCCGGCAGATGCTGCAGGATGCCGTTACCGTTGGTTCGACAAGGCCGGAAACCCCCGCCCTGATCACCGACAAGGTAACACGCGATGGCGTAACTCCATGGAGCACAGCCTGA
- a CDS encoding 4-phosphoerythronate dehydrogenase, whose translation MDDVITVLGDQNHYLLERYLHPSLKLETYDPIAGWTDDQIRRADALLVRTVNPVNANTIPTGHRLRFVGTASAGRDHLDESWLRGQGIATDDAKGSNARCVGEYVAVATLLYCDANGVDPETLTAGIVGAGFTGSAVSELLEAIGIRCLRHDPPRAERDPSFVSAPVADVLECDIISFHVPLETGGAHPTRYWFDEEKIRAHPRRLAINASRGGVVDEQALRRALTDGHIQACILDVWENEPRFNDSSLEAAFLATPHIAGYSIEAKAKASEMICRSLHKELGLPDPGPVTDTLYPASLPGGDASLSEILNALHPARSYDHGLRGLAGNPDAEKGPAFLRLRQNTPLRNEFRHIEIPESVTLRYPALAALGLRTLAPPRPNAERPK comes from the coding sequence ATGGATGATGTGATTACGGTACTGGGCGATCAAAACCACTATCTACTCGAGCGTTACCTCCACCCTTCCCTGAAGCTGGAAACCTACGACCCCATCGCCGGATGGACGGACGATCAGATTCGACGGGCAGACGCCCTGCTGGTGCGTACGGTCAACCCGGTGAACGCGAATACCATCCCCACCGGCCACCGGCTCCGTTTTGTCGGCACCGCATCCGCCGGCCGCGACCATCTGGATGAATCCTGGCTACGCGGGCAGGGCATCGCTACCGACGACGCCAAGGGCTCCAACGCCCGCTGCGTGGGCGAGTATGTTGCGGTTGCAACCCTGCTCTACTGTGATGCGAACGGAGTTGATCCCGAAACCCTCACCGCCGGCATCGTTGGAGCCGGTTTCACCGGTTCGGCCGTATCGGAGCTGCTGGAGGCGATCGGCATCCGGTGTCTGCGCCACGATCCGCCCCGCGCCGAACGTGACCCCTCCTTTGTTTCGGCACCCGTGGCGGATGTACTGGAATGTGACATCATCAGCTTTCATGTGCCATTGGAGACCGGCGGAGCGCACCCAACCCGTTACTGGTTTGATGAAGAGAAGATCCGGGCACACCCCCGCCGACTGGCCATCAACGCGTCACGCGGTGGCGTAGTGGACGAGCAGGCCCTGCGCAGGGCATTGACGGACGGCCATATACAGGCCTGCATCCTGGATGTCTGGGAAAACGAACCCCGCTTCAACGACTCCAGTTTGGAGGCGGCCTTTCTGGCGACGCCCCACATCGCGGGGTATTCGATCGAAGCGAAGGCCAAAGCCTCCGAGATGATCTGCCGGAGCCTCCACAAGGAGTTGGGCCTGCCGGATCCCGGGCCGGTGACCGACACCCTCTACCCGGCCTCCCTTCCCGGCGGCGACGCCTCGCTCTCCGAAATTCTGAACGCCCTCCACCCCGCCCGCAGCTACGACCACGGGCTCAGGGGGCTGGCCGGGAACCCTGATGCCGAAAAGGGGCCCGCCTTCCTGCGACTGCGCCAAAACACCCCGTTGCGCAACGAGTTCCGCCATATCGAAATCCCGGAGTCCGTCACGCTGCGGTATCCGGCACTTGCCGCCCTCGGTCTCCGGACGCTTGCACCGCCCCGACCAAACGCTGAACGCCCGAAATGA
- a CDS encoding ABC transporter ATP-binding protein — MSDYLNVRNVSKRYGTGPMVIAGLNHTFRKGVATGLIGANGSGKTTFLRLLSVTAFPTEGEITFRGNSIYDSPHRFLKHIGMVTDSGDLPQYISANELLEWTLRARGKWADEESPQRMDRLFGRLQFDERRANLIGTYSSGMLQKAMLACSLISDPEIILLDEPFRALDEESKKASLELLEEFKNNGGTILVSSHLQDTLAHICDEYITFPVK; from the coding sequence ATGAGTGACTATCTGAACGTCAGAAATGTTTCCAAAAGGTACGGAACGGGGCCGATGGTGATCGCCGGACTGAACCACACCTTCCGCAAAGGCGTGGCTACCGGCCTGATCGGAGCCAACGGCTCGGGAAAAACCACCTTTCTGAGGCTTCTGTCGGTGACCGCCTTCCCCACCGAAGGAGAAATCACCTTCCGGGGCAACTCCATCTACGACTCGCCTCACCGCTTTCTGAAACACATCGGGATGGTGACCGACTCCGGTGACCTGCCTCAGTATATCAGTGCCAATGAACTGCTGGAATGGACCTTGCGGGCGCGGGGGAAATGGGCCGACGAGGAGTCGCCACAGCGGATGGACCGGTTGTTTGGACGGCTTCAGTTCGACGAACGGAGAGCGAATTTGATCGGAACCTACTCAAGCGGCATGCTGCAAAAAGCCATGCTTGCCTGCAGCCTGATCAGCGATCCGGAAATCATCCTGCTGGACGAGCCGTTCCGGGCACTGGATGAGGAGAGCAAAAAAGCGTCGCTCGAGCTGCTCGAGGAGTTTAAAAACAACGGCGGGACCATCCTCGTCTCCAGCCATCTCCAGGATACGCTGGCCCATATCTGCGACGAATACATCACCTTCCCGGTGAAATGA
- a CDS encoding TatD family hydrolase: protein MIDTHSHIYLPRFRDDLAEVLDRAVSVGITDIMMPAIDIDSLAQMDEMHHPGIRFHKMAGIHPCDVRGDTADVLELLPRLAESPDIIAVGETGLDYHWSTDFVNEQKESLRFHCRLARETGKPVILHNRESTDDLLDIVEDEQDGNLNGVWHCFNGTESEARRALDLNLYLGIGGVVTFKNAGVDRVVAGLPTDRLLLETDAPYLAPVPKRGKRNEPAYLAYTAEKLAEIFGWTPDEADRVTTENARRLFGLP, encoded by the coding sequence ATGATTGATACCCACTCCCATATTTATCTCCCCCGGTTTCGTGACGACCTGGCCGAAGTCCTTGATCGGGCCGTCAGCGTTGGTATAACCGATATTATGATGCCGGCCATCGATATAGACTCCCTGGCGCAAATGGACGAGATGCATCATCCCGGTATCCGTTTTCACAAAATGGCGGGTATTCATCCTTGTGATGTCCGCGGCGATACCGCCGATGTACTGGAGCTCCTGCCCCGGCTTGCCGAATCCCCGGATATTATCGCTGTCGGTGAAACCGGACTTGACTACCACTGGTCGACGGATTTTGTAAATGAGCAGAAAGAGAGCCTTCGCTTCCACTGCAGACTGGCCAGGGAAACGGGCAAACCGGTCATCCTTCATAACCGGGAAAGCACCGACGATTTGCTGGATATTGTCGAGGACGAGCAGGACGGGAATCTGAACGGTGTCTGGCATTGCTTTAACGGCACTGAAAGCGAAGCCCGCCGCGCACTGGACCTCAACCTCTACCTCGGCATCGGCGGGGTGGTGACGTTTAAGAATGCCGGTGTTGACCGGGTGGTCGCCGGACTCCCAACCGACCGCCTGCTGCTGGAAACCGATGCGCCCTACCTGGCACCCGTACCGAAACGGGGCAAACGCAATGAACCCGCATATCTGGCGTATACGGCCGAAAAACTGGCGGAAATCTTCGGCTGGACCCCCGATGAGGCCGACCGAGTCACCACGGAAAACGCCCGCCGCCTGTTCGGGCTCCCCTGA